Part of the Leptospira ellinghausenii genome, CAGTAAAAAATCCCTACTTCAAATGGTCCTTCGATCCATTCTTGTAATAACCAATCGATAGGATAGTTGTGTAAAACTTGTTTGAGTTCACTCATAGTATGGATTTTTTGTACCAAAAAGCCTCTTTCGCCTTTGTCTGGTTTTGCGATAATTGGAAACTTGATTTTGTTTTTGGTAAGCCACTGTTTGATCAATCTTTCTGGATCTTCTATGCTAGAAGAGACCAAATATGATTTGGCTATGTACTTGTTTGGAATGAGGTTTAAGATATCGTATTTCGATTCACCAGCGATCCCTGAGGCGATGATCCCTGGATTTGTCGCTGTGAGATATCGTATTCCTCTATAACGAACGGCCAAATAGATGACATAAGGTAGGAGTGGAAGATAAAAGAGAGAACTTGGCCAAAATTCCAATTGAGATAATTTACTCCATTGGAGTAAAAAATTTTTTCTCTTTTCGGGAATGAGAATCGTTTGGAAAAAAAGATAGAACCCATAAAAACTAAGTCCAATTCCAATACTCGTCCATAAATTAGATTGGTTGAAATAATACTCACTGATCCATTTTCCATAATAAAATACCAAGGATACGAATAGAGTGGTCCAAACCAAAACAGCAAAAAAACTACTCCATACAAAAACGAGAAATGGCATTTTAAAATACCCACTTAATAGGTAAAGGGGTAACCTAGTACCCGGTAAAAAACGAGAAATCATCACCGAAAGACTAAACTTTGATTGCCAATGTTTGTAAAGAGTTTGTGAACTAATTTTAGATTCCCAGTTTTGTATGAGTTTCCATAATTTTAAATACGATCCAAAAAAGAATCCCACCAAATAAAGAAGTAAATCACCTACAAAGATTCCGAGTCCAGTCACAATGATTGCATGTACTAATTGAAGTTTTCCTTCTTTCGCAAGTAAACCAGAGGTGATACAGGTTAAGTCTTCTGATACAAAGGTAGAAAAAAAGAGGATTAGAAATAAATTTCCCACTACAGACGAATTTAGTATTTTTTTGGAATTGGTCAATTGAAATCATATTTTTAATGTTTGCATCCAAACTTCTTATTTGATGACTTAATCCAAATGCCAAAAATATTGATCCAGTTGTTCCATCCATTTTTGGAAAAATCGAAAGCAAATCAAATGTTATTAGATTCCATACCCATCTCCGATAATATCACCTTACGAGACTTATATGAAATATATCCTAATTTTACGATTGATGTCAAGTTGGAACAAAAGATTCTTTTGGAACATGATGTAATACTCTTCCAACATCCCTTTTATTGGTACAGTTGCCCACCACTCATGAAACAATGGATCGATTTTGTTTTAGAAGATGGTTGGGCCTATGGTAAAAATGGAAATTCATTGAATGGTAAAAAATGGATCCAAACCATTACCACAGGTGGATCCGAAAATGCATATAAGGAAGACGGCTTTCATAAACATCGTATTGAGGATTTTCTTTTGCCTTTTCGAAGGACAGCGGAGCTCTGTAAGATGGATTACCAATCTCCTTTTTTAGTCCAAGGTACATTCCAATTAAAAGAAGGAGATTTCCAAAAAGAATCCCTTCGTTATCGAAATTTCATTCTTTCATTATTAGAGGCAAAACATGGGTGAGGTCAATTTTTTCATTCAAGCAATCATTTATCTTACAAGTGCCATCATTATGGTTCCCATTGCCAATCGATTGGGACTTGGTTCGGTCCTTGGCTATCTAGTAGCAGGAATTGTCATTGGACCATTTGTTTTTGGCTTTGTGGGAACGGAGGGAAAAGACCTTTTGCATTTTGCAGAATTTGGTGTTGTGATGATGTTATTTGCAATTGGTTTAGAATTGGAATTAAACCTGTTATGGAGGTTGAAGTTCTGGTTACTCGGCTTAGGTGGTCTTCAGCTAGTATTGACTACTGTTTTTGTGTTTTTATTTTCCATAGGTTTCCAATTTTCCTGGAAATCCTCGATTGCACTTGGATTCATCTTATCTCTATCCTCTACAGCAATTGTTTTACAAACATTAAAAGAGAAAGGATTGATGAAATCCATTTCAGGGCAAGCTTCGTTTTCGATCCTTCTCTTCCAAGACATGGCAGTGATTCCGATACTTGCTATCTTCCCTATGTTAAGTGAAGGAGATGTGATCACAAACGATCATGGACATTCTCTTGTAGACCATTTACCTGGTTACCAAAAAACACTCGTTGTACTTTTTGTAGTGATTGGGATTATCTTAATCGGTAGGTATATCTTAAGTCCCATTTTTCGATTGATCGCCAAGTCTGGAAGCCGTGAGATTTTTACGGGTGCAAGTTTGTTACTTGTGATTGCCATCTCAGTCCTAATGACTTCTGTGGGGGTTTCTGCAGCACTTGGAACATTCCTTGCGGGAGTCGTACTTGCGAGTAGCGAATTTCGTCATGAATTGGAAAGTAATATAGAACCTTTTAAAGGTTTGCTACTTGGTTTGTTTTTTTTAAGTGTGGGTGCTTCCATGGAACTTCCTGTCGTATTCCAACACCCGATGAAAATTGTTGGCATTGTTGTTGGTATTATCTTTCTAAAAGCTCTCGTGTTACTCCTACTTGGCTTTTTGTTTAAACTTCCCTTGGACCAAAATTTATACATGGCATTGGCATTATCACAAGTAGGAGAATTTTCATTTGTTTTATTTGGTTACTCCGAAGGTTTGGGAATTTTTGATAAGGACACAATTGTAATCCTTGTTGCTTGTGTGGCACTCAGCATGGCATTTACACCCATATTACTTTTGTTATACGAAAAAACAATTTTTGAAGCCTTACAATCGAAGGCTCCTAAAAAACAAACAACACAAACCTTAGAAAAAGAAGAAAATCCAGTGATTATTTGTGGATTTGGTCGATTTGGAAATATGGTAGGTAGGTTTTTACGATCAAATGGGATTGGGATTACAATTTTAGATTATGATGCTGATCGAGTAGAGATGCTTGGTCGATTTGGATTTAAGGTATTTTTTGGAGATGCAACACGCATTGAACTTTTGGAGAGTGCTGGTTTAGAACATGCAAAAGTTTTAATTGCTGCACTTGACCATCCTGAAAAACAACACGAACTCATCCGCAATGTAAAACACCATTATCCAAATCTACAAATTGTTGCGAGAGCTGGGGATCGCGAGGAAGCCTATGACTTAAAAGAAATGGGACTTTCCTTCATTTACCGCGAAACGAGAGAAACCGCTGTGAAACTGGGTGGAGATGTTTTAAAAATACTGGGAACTAGAGCCTATGCAGCGGAACGTGCTAAAAATTTATTCTTAGCACATGATGATGAAACCTTCCATGAACTATTTGACTTACGTAAAGACCGAGTCCAGTACATTAGCCTTGCCAAACAAAGGAATTCAGAATTAGAACGATTGATGTTTGTTGATTTAGGAAAAGAAGACGAATTGGATTTGGATTCTTGGAGTGAAATGGAACGAATGTAAGTTGGTTAGAAAAAGAATGATATGAAAAAAAGAATTCCCGAATGGTCGGTTTTACCTTTTCGGGAATAGATTTTTTTCGATGGTTTGATTTTTGTTGGCTTCAGGTTAAATATTGTACGTGAAGCCAATTTGATTGGGACGATTGGGTTTGGTTTCCGTTTCTCTTTCATAATCTTTAGACTAAAGAAAATAGAAACGAAAACAACCTTTATTTTTTAGAATCTAAGATTTGGTTCCACTCATCCAAATACGGTTTTGCCACTTCCAATACAGAAGAAACATCTCCTTCAATCGTAATGGATTCAATCTTATCCCCTTGTTGGATGGAATTCACAACTTCTTGGTCAGAGGCATCAACCACGGAACCAAACACTGAATGTTTTCCATCAAGCCAAGGTGTCGGAACATGTGTGATAAAAAATTGACTTCCATTGGTTCCTGGACCTGCATTTGCCATAGAAAGGATTCCTGGTTTGTTGTGTTTTAAACTGGAATCAAATTCATCACGGAATTTATACCCAGGGCCACCCGTTCCAGTTCCCTGTGGACAACCACCTTGGATCATAAAATCAGCAATGACACGGTGGAATTTTAATCCATCATAGAATTTCCTTTGTGCTAAATTCACAAAGTTGGCAACCGTATTCGGTGTTTTGTCAGGAGTAAGATCGATTCGGATTTCACCTTTATTGGTTTTGATAACAGCGCGTAATGTACTCATACCTTTCACTCAATTTCTTTAAATTCCCCTGGCAAGTCGAAAAAAGGTTTGAGTTCTGATAGAAATAGAAGTTATACTGAAAGCGATTTTGGAAATGGGTAAAGTTATGAATCGAACCATCATTGTTTCTCTCCTACTGATCACAGTTTCACTTCTGGCAAAACCCGTTGAAAAACAGAAAAAACAACCAAAACTAAAACCCATTCCGAATCGGCTTATCGACTATGGTGAATTCAAAAAAATTGTCAACCGATCTGAAACAGAACGTGAAAACCACCGCCTAACTGAGGATCAGTTTTTGAAAATGATGTCTGAAGATGGAGTTGTAGTCCTTGATGCCAGGAGCGAAAATCGGTTTCGGTTATTGCATATCAAAGGTGCAGTGAATTTACCTTTTACCGAATTTACCAAAGACAGTTTGGCTACTGTGATCCCAGAACCAAAATCCAAAATTCTAATTTATTGTAATAATAATTTTGAAGGCAACGAACAAGCGTTTGCAGCAAAGAGCCCAGCGGCTTCCTTAAATTTATCTACTTACAATTCTCTAAAAGCGTATGGTTATTCCAATATTTTCGAATTGGGTCCACTACTCGATGTGAACCAAACAAAATTACCATTGGTGAGTGAACCAAAAGAAAACCAATCTTTGCAGGAATAATGAAGTTCTTTAGTGAAGTTGTAATTTGATTTTTTATCTTTAGATTTATATGTTAAAGGGTGAGATATTATCCGAAATTATAGAAGCTGTATCCAATACCTATGGTAACGAGTATCTAAATCGTCTTACAGAGAAACTTTGTTCCGTTGTTAATGCAGAAAGTGTTTTTATAGCTCTTTTCGATAAATCGAAATATGAGTCAAAAACCATTTCTCTATGTGTTCGTGGAAAAATTGTAGAAAATATAGAATATTCATTAGAAGGGACTCCGTGTGCCAATGTCTATGATACAACAATCTGTTATTATCCGAATCAAGTACAAAAACTATTCCCCAATGATCAACTGTTAGTTGAGATGAACATTGAAGGTTATATAGGCTCTCCTCTATTTAATTCCAAGAAAGAGAATATTGGATTAATCGTTGCACTTTATGAGAATGAAATTTTAGAAAAAGAGCAAACACTTACCCTATTTAAAATCTTTTCTGGAAGAATTGCCGCGGAATTAGAGCGTTTGGAATACGAAAGTAAATTAGAAAGGTATAATGAAGAGTTAGAAGTGTTAGTGAAAGAGCGTACTTACAGACTAGAAAAAACACTTTTGGAATTGAGTGATAGACAAAATCAGCTCATAGAAGCTGAAAAATTGGCAAGTTTTAGGATTACTTTCAGCAGGAATTGCTCATGAAATCAATAATCCTTTGAATTTCATTGTTGGAGGTTATTACGGATTAAAAGATGAAATCGAAAATTCCTCATTAAAATCTGAGAAAACAATGATGTTTCTCGAATCAATCAAGGTAGGAGTTGATCGAACTACCAAAATTGTTAAAGGTTTGAATCAATACACTCGAAGTGTAGATTCTTCCGATGAGGTTATTAATTTGGAAGAGATGTTAGAAAATTGTTTAGCCATTTTATCCCATAATCTGCGAGATAAGATAAACGTAAAAAAACACTTTGAAAACAAAACGTTATACATTTTAGGCAATTCTGGAAAAATATACCAAGC contains:
- a CDS encoding peptidylprolyl isomerase, whose product is MSTLRAVIKTNKGEIRIDLTPDKTPNTVANFVNLAQRKFYDGLKFHRVIADFMIQGGCPQGTGTGGPGYKFRDEFDSSLKHNKPGILSMANAGPGTNGSQFFITHVPTPWLDGKHSVFGSVVDASDQEVVNSIQQGDKIESITIEGDVSSVLEVAKPYLDEWNQILDSKK
- a CDS encoding DedA family protein; its protein translation is MGNLFLILFFSTFVSEDLTCITSGLLAKEGKLQLVHAIIVTGLGIFVGDLLLYLVGFFFGSYLKLWKLIQNWESKISSQTLYKHWQSKFSLSVMISRFLPGTRLPLYLLSGYFKMPFLVFVWSSFFAVLVWTTLFVSLVFYYGKWISEYYFNQSNLWTSIGIGLSFYGFYLFFQTILIPEKRKNFLLQWSKLSQLEFWPSSLFYLPLLPYVIYLAVRYRGIRYLTATNPGIIASGIAGESKYDILNLIPNKYIAKSYLVSSSIEDPERLIKQWLTKNKIKFPIIAKPDKGERGFLVQKIHTMSELKQVLHNYPIDWLLQEWIEGPFEVGIFYCRYPNDSRGMIFSVTDKVFPEIIGDGISTLESLIENHPRFRFQMETHKKHNFGKLQQIIPLGEKQRIGSIGNHIQGCMFQDGGYLLTNKLKTELIKIGDRTKGFYFGRFDIRFHDVKKFQEGKGFKIIELNGVTSESTNLYDPKFSIRQSYSILWNQWRFIFEIGYQNYKKGIHFYPYGKLFQLIRNHNEYRKKFSRLEKSP
- a CDS encoding NAD(P)H-dependent oxidoreductase gives rise to the protein MHPNFLFDDLIQMPKILIQLFHPFLEKSKANQMLLDSIPISDNITLRDLYEIYPNFTIDVKLEQKILLEHDVILFQHPFYWYSCPPLMKQWIDFVLEDGWAYGKNGNSLNGKKWIQTITTGGSENAYKEDGFHKHRIEDFLLPFRRTAELCKMDYQSPFLVQGTFQLKEGDFQKESLRYRNFILSLLEAKHG
- a CDS encoding monovalent cation:proton antiporter-2 (CPA2) family protein; the protein is MGEVNFFIQAIIYLTSAIIMVPIANRLGLGSVLGYLVAGIVIGPFVFGFVGTEGKDLLHFAEFGVVMMLFAIGLELELNLLWRLKFWLLGLGGLQLVLTTVFVFLFSIGFQFSWKSSIALGFILSLSSTAIVLQTLKEKGLMKSISGQASFSILLFQDMAVIPILAIFPMLSEGDVITNDHGHSLVDHLPGYQKTLVVLFVVIGIILIGRYILSPIFRLIAKSGSREIFTGASLLLVIAISVLMTSVGVSAALGTFLAGVVLASSEFRHELESNIEPFKGLLLGLFFLSVGASMELPVVFQHPMKIVGIVVGIIFLKALVLLLLGFLFKLPLDQNLYMALALSQVGEFSFVLFGYSEGLGIFDKDTIVILVACVALSMAFTPILLLLYEKTIFEALQSKAPKKQTTQTLEKEENPVIICGFGRFGNMVGRFLRSNGIGITILDYDADRVEMLGRFGFKVFFGDATRIELLESAGLEHAKVLIAALDHPEKQHELIRNVKHHYPNLQIVARAGDREEAYDLKEMGLSFIYRETRETAVKLGGDVLKILGTRAYAAERAKNLFLAHDDETFHELFDLRKDRVQYISLAKQRNSELERLMFVDLGKEDELDLDSWSEMERM
- a CDS encoding rhodanese-like domain-containing protein: MNRTIIVSLLLITVSLLAKPVEKQKKQPKLKPIPNRLIDYGEFKKIVNRSETERENHRLTEDQFLKMMSEDGVVVLDARSENRFRLLHIKGAVNLPFTEFTKDSLATVIPEPKSKILIYCNNNFEGNEQAFAAKSPAASLNLSTYNSLKAYGYSNIFELGPLLDVNQTKLPLVSEPKENQSLQE